The following coding sequences lie in one Oncorhynchus gorbuscha isolate QuinsamMale2020 ecotype Even-year linkage group LG10, OgorEven_v1.0, whole genome shotgun sequence genomic window:
- the LOC124045802 gene encoding bile acid receptor-like isoform X1, whose product MREWSESEMTMSAGGYLSASDGYGITEPLQYYDVLGDPLGYPFQEPDLQGLAFSQQQYSPINVQFSVYGPPNSQHFHPPSTHPYSPHCQDTPCEPSPEPQCGSLGKGRGGGGLSLVKRTRLGPGGRVRGQDELCVVCGDKASGYHYNALTCEGCKGFFRRSVTKKAVYRCKSGGGCEMDMYMRRKCQDCRLQKCRAVGMLAECLLTEVQCQSKRLRKGTKHRGGGPEEEENMGSRRVSSTSRLSGQVVSENLSVEQKHVLDRMVEAHRQYSAQDTTHCRVFEWTCTEVGGDRLTDMACPPPQRLLQFAKSVPGFELLDCLDQTTLLSSSSVEVMFLLSAQQFTQNPAASSPALQPFNISTHHWLKTLESKENIHSGTGPVNSGVNEDLLGPVLNFFHSMAALGVTEAEYALLTATALLCSADEASLRAVVCVESLQELTMELLSRVCGARYGAQGPQGAQRFARLLGRLTELRTLRHNHLTLLRQQLWDSQP is encoded by the exons ATGAGAGAGTGGAGTGAGTCGGAGATGACCATGTCTGCCGGTGGTTACCTCTCTGCCTCAGATGGATATGGCATCACCGAGCCTCTGCAGTACTACG ATGTGCTGGGGGACCCTTTGGGCTACCCTTTCCAGGAGCCAGACCTACAGGGCCTAGCCTTCAGCCAGCAGCAgtacagccccatcaatgtgcAGTTCTCTGTCTACGGACCGCCGAACTCCCAGCACTTCCACCCACCTTCCACCCACCCCTACAGCCCCCACTGCCAGGACACTCCCTGCGAGCCCAGCCCGGAGCCCCAGTGTGGAAGCCTGGGGAAGGGGCGAGGTGGGGGAGGTTTGTCCCTGGTCAAGAGGACCAGGCTGGGTCCAGGAGGAAGGGTGAGGGGCCAGGATgagctgtgtgtggtgtgtggggacAAAGCCTCTGGCTACCACTATAACGCCCTCACCTGTGAAGGCTGCAAAG GTTTCTTCCGAAGGAGTGTGACGAAGAAAGCAGTGTACCGGTGTAAAAGTGGCGGAGGCTGTGAGATGGACATGTACATGCGGAGAAAGTGCCAAGACTGCCGCCTGCAGAAATGTCGTGCTGTGGGCATGCTGGCTGAAT GTCTGCTGACGGAGGTGCAGTGCCAGTCCAAGAGGCTGAGGAAGGGGACcaaacacagaggaggagggcctgaggaggaggagaacatgggGAGCAGGAGAGTCAGCTCCACCAGCAGGCTATCAGGACAG gtagtgtctgaaAATTTGTCAGTAGAACAGAAGCATGTGCTGGACAGGATGGTGGAGGCTCATCGGCAGTACAGTGCGCAGGACACTACACACTGTAGG GTGTTTGAGTGGACTTGTACAGAGGTTGGTGGAGACAGACTAACAGACATGGCATGCCCTCCCCCTCAGAGGCTGCTGCAGTTCGCCAAGAGTGTACCTG GCTTTGAGCTCCTGGACTGCTTGGACCAGACCACCCTCCTCTCTAGTTCATCTGTGGAAGTCATGTTTCTGCTATCAGCTCAGCAGTTCACCCAGAACCCAGCAGCCTCTAGCCCAG cACTACAACCTTTCAACATCTCAACTCATCATTGGCTGAAAACCTTAGAGTCCAAGGAAAACATTCATAGTGGGACCGGCCCTGTAAACTCAG GAGTCAATGAGGACTTGCTAGGACCGGTGCTCAACTTCTTCCACAGCATGGCTGCATTGGGGGTGACGGAGGCTGAATATGCCCTGCTCACTGCTACAGCACTGCTATGCTCAG CAGACGAAGCGTCGCTGCGGGCGGTGGTGTGTGTGGAGAGCTTACAGGAGCTGACCATGGAGCTGCTGTCCAGGGTGTGCGGAGCCCGGTATGGAGCCCAGGGCCCTCAGGGAGCCCAGCGCTTCGCTCGCCTGCTGGGGAGACTCACAGAGCTGCGCACGCTACGACACAACCACCTCACCCTGCTCCGACAGCAGCTCTGGGACAGTCAGCCTTGA
- the LOC124045802 gene encoding bile acid receptor-like isoform X2 translates to MREWSESEMTMSAGGYLSASDGYGITEPLQYYDVLGDPLGYPFQEPDLQGLAFSQQQYSPINVQFSVYGPPNSQHFHPPSTHPYSPHCQDTPCEPSPEPQCGSLGKGRGGGGLSLVKRTRLGPGGRVRGQDELCVVCGDKASGYHYNALTCEGCKGFFRRSVTKKAVYRCKSGGGCEMDMYMRRKCQDCRLQKCRAVGMLAECLLTEVQCQSKRLRKGTKHRGGGPEEEENMGSRRVSSTSRLSGQVVSENLSVEQKHVLDRMVEAHRQYSAQDTTHCRVFEWTCTEVGGDRLTDMACPPPQRLLQFAKSVPGFELLDCLDQTTLLSSSSVEVMFLLSAQQFTQNPAASSPALQPFNISTHHWLKTLESKENIHSGTGPVNSGVNEDLLGPVLNFFHSMAALGVTEAEYALLTATALLCSDEASLRAVVCVESLQELTMELLSRVCGARYGAQGPQGAQRFARLLGRLTELRTLRHNHLTLLRQQLWDSQP, encoded by the exons ATGAGAGAGTGGAGTGAGTCGGAGATGACCATGTCTGCCGGTGGTTACCTCTCTGCCTCAGATGGATATGGCATCACCGAGCCTCTGCAGTACTACG ATGTGCTGGGGGACCCTTTGGGCTACCCTTTCCAGGAGCCAGACCTACAGGGCCTAGCCTTCAGCCAGCAGCAgtacagccccatcaatgtgcAGTTCTCTGTCTACGGACCGCCGAACTCCCAGCACTTCCACCCACCTTCCACCCACCCCTACAGCCCCCACTGCCAGGACACTCCCTGCGAGCCCAGCCCGGAGCCCCAGTGTGGAAGCCTGGGGAAGGGGCGAGGTGGGGGAGGTTTGTCCCTGGTCAAGAGGACCAGGCTGGGTCCAGGAGGAAGGGTGAGGGGCCAGGATgagctgtgtgtggtgtgtggggacAAAGCCTCTGGCTACCACTATAACGCCCTCACCTGTGAAGGCTGCAAAG GTTTCTTCCGAAGGAGTGTGACGAAGAAAGCAGTGTACCGGTGTAAAAGTGGCGGAGGCTGTGAGATGGACATGTACATGCGGAGAAAGTGCCAAGACTGCCGCCTGCAGAAATGTCGTGCTGTGGGCATGCTGGCTGAAT GTCTGCTGACGGAGGTGCAGTGCCAGTCCAAGAGGCTGAGGAAGGGGACcaaacacagaggaggagggcctgaggaggaggagaacatgggGAGCAGGAGAGTCAGCTCCACCAGCAGGCTATCAGGACAG gtagtgtctgaaAATTTGTCAGTAGAACAGAAGCATGTGCTGGACAGGATGGTGGAGGCTCATCGGCAGTACAGTGCGCAGGACACTACACACTGTAGG GTGTTTGAGTGGACTTGTACAGAGGTTGGTGGAGACAGACTAACAGACATGGCATGCCCTCCCCCTCAGAGGCTGCTGCAGTTCGCCAAGAGTGTACCTG GCTTTGAGCTCCTGGACTGCTTGGACCAGACCACCCTCCTCTCTAGTTCATCTGTGGAAGTCATGTTTCTGCTATCAGCTCAGCAGTTCACCCAGAACCCAGCAGCCTCTAGCCCAG cACTACAACCTTTCAACATCTCAACTCATCATTGGCTGAAAACCTTAGAGTCCAAGGAAAACATTCATAGTGGGACCGGCCCTGTAAACTCAG GAGTCAATGAGGACTTGCTAGGACCGGTGCTCAACTTCTTCCACAGCATGGCTGCATTGGGGGTGACGGAGGCTGAATATGCCCTGCTCACTGCTACAGCACTGCTATGCTCAG ACGAAGCGTCGCTGCGGGCGGTGGTGTGTGTGGAGAGCTTACAGGAGCTGACCATGGAGCTGCTGTCCAGGGTGTGCGGAGCCCGGTATGGAGCCCAGGGCCCTCAGGGAGCCCAGCGCTTCGCTCGCCTGCTGGGGAGACTCACAGAGCTGCGCACGCTACGACACAACCACCTCACCCTGCTCCGACAGCAGCTCTGGGACAGTCAGCCTTGA